From Rhea pennata isolate bPtePen1 chromosome 20, bPtePen1.pri, whole genome shotgun sequence:
TATGAGGAAGTGTGAATAACCTCGGGAGAACTGCCAAGCTgtgctttctttccaaatgaGAAATACAAGTCGTCTTCCATCTCTCATCTCTTCCCacctcctttcctccctgtaATGGCTAATGCGGGAGGAGATGAAATTCTCTTCTACATCTGTGTGAATACAGCATTGTACATTCCCTGGGTGACGTATTTGTAGGTTCTCCTAGTAGCAGCAGTAGGTACTCCTTCCTGAATGACTCATAATCAACAattcttttataattttgtgTATGTTAATGATAAATTGGAAAGATTCATGTTGTCCTGGTAAAAAGGGCCAGGGCTCTCTTAATCTCAGATTTGCcttaaacttttttcctctccctttgcaGTAAACTTCGTCATCCTCATTTGCTGCAGTTGATGTCTGTTTGTCTGTCTAGTGACTTGGAAAAAACCCGTTTAGTATATGAGAGGGTTAACTTTGGTTCTCTGTACAGCATTCTCCATGAAAGGGTAATtggaatatttgtttttagataataattaattaaaaggCTGAAGTTCAGTAACTAGATCTGTAAGGCTGGTAAGGTTTGCCATCGGCAAATGCTTTATCCTGCTAGGGGCCTCTTTCCCTTCTTGTGAGGTGTAATTAACTGACGCAGGTAGTTCTTAGTCCCAGCTGGCTGCAGGACGTATAGGAGTGCCCTTTTAGGTTttagatacagaaaaagaacatacaTTTGATGTTGCTCTTTTTGTTACCAAAGTCAAGTGGAAGGAGCAGTTGAGTTCTTAATCCTGCATAGTGGACAGTCCTGTGGACTGTTTGAGTACCTGTTTGGCTTTTTTCTACCGCATCTCTTCTAATTCATAGGAATTCATTGATATCCTTGATTAATGTGCAATTACGTtgattttctggttttgtattggTTTCAAAATAGTTGCTGTGAAATTTAATTGAACATTTAACTTTCTGCATGTGCTTGTACATGGCAAACGTGACCAGACCTACTTTTCCCCCGGAATGTTTCCATTCAGGTTATTGCAAACTATGTCTCATGTGTAAAAGTAAAGGCTTGAGCTCAGTAGCAGTTTATTTTTCACCAACTAATTTGTGGTTTTTAATTGTCTctcaacactttttttcctctttttcatttttgaatcccaatttttccttttttaagggATTGAACGCAGACATCTAAATTACTGGAGAAATTGCAGACAAAAGCAGGAGATTCTAAGAGTCGATTCTACTTTAGGATGAATTTGGGGTTAATTGATACATTAATTACTGTTTGATGTATTACTATTTGATTTGATCCTGAGTACATGTACATTACTCAGCAAGTGCAATTTATCTGACTTTTATTAGATtatgtttcagttttgctttctttgcctcCTACTGTATGATAATAGTTTTTTTCACTGTATCAAGCTTTAATTGGCTTCAATGCCAATTTGgaacttctgtttctttcagcgTTCAGAATTCCCTGTGCTGCGCATGGAGACAATTTTACATCTACTGCTTCAAATTAATGACACTTTGCGTTTTTTACACTCCCGTGGATTTATCCACCGTTCAGTTACCTCCTATGCGATTCAAATTGTTTCTTCTGGTGAGGCGAAGTTATGCAACTTGGAATACATGATAGAGAGGTAAAGAATTGCCTCACTGTTTCTGTGAAGTGGACAAACACAAGTAAAGCTGAATTTGGTGCTAAATTCTGATGGTGTGATTTTGCAGATGCCCTTATTGATTGCTAGGcacaccctcctgctgcctctaAGTGAGGCAACAGGAGtaaaaaattcaatttttactgctttcagGTACATTAACTTCACTGCAAATAACATAAATTTCAGGTGCACTTAATTTTTATGTTAGTTTTAAGTATTTGAGACTGGAAGCTTGTAAGAGAAGCTCTTTACTGGAGTATAAAAGTACTGTCATGGAAAAATAGAACCCAGTCTTAGTGAACGGAGATGCAATTCCTCCTTGAGTCACTAATTTTGTTGCTGGGCTGAAAGTAATTTCAGCCTGTTTTTGTTGTAATGCACATGTGCTTAGGGAGGCTTGTCCTAAAAGGGCTGAGGCTCTCACACCTCACTGAACGGGTGGTTAAGTATACCCAGGGACAAGAAGAGGCTTTAGTACTTTAGAATTAAATTTAGACAAGAAGAGGCTTTAGTactttagaattaaaaaaaccctgctgTTTTGAAGCTGGCTTCCTCCTTTTCTATAGACATAAGTATacactgcaaaacaaatacTTGACAGACTAGGTGCTGCTTTCTTGTCTTTTGCCTATGGTCTGAGCACACTTAAAAGGATTGCCTGTAAAAATGTTGTTGGgaattttttaactttttgatttatttttgagtgtagatttttgaaagaaatactttcacCAGCAGAGGTCTCTACTGTGTAGTGCTGAAGTACAGTATTTGTTGCTGTGAAAATATTAGAGATTTTTGCGGGTCTACGTTAGACCTTCTAGGTTCATTGTTTTGGTAAATGTGGGGAGAGTGGGaataatttaaacaaacaaagtAACAAACTCACATGCTTAATTCCAAATGACACAACTTTCAGCTGAGTGTTCTATGTATCCCAatagctacttttttttttttttgatacagcAAAGATGGAGGAGAACACAGTGATCTGACTCGTATTCCTGTCCCAGTCCAGCTGTTTAAATGGTGCTCTCCTGAAGTAATCCTTGAAAAAGCTGTCACAGTCAAGTCAGATATTTATAGTTTCTGTACAGTAATGCAGGAGGCCTTGACAGGTATATCTGTAGATTTAGACTTCTGTCACGAGGGTAGTCCACTGAATGTTTTCAGTGTGGACTCTCGGCCCTCGAATGTCTGTTTAATTTCCCTGTGTGACTGTGTAATACCTTGCCATGATTACACATGTAGAGTTAAcctggaagaagaaaacttcAAGGCAAAGTGGGGGGATGTTAATGACAATGACAAAAGCAAGTGAGAACTTTTATAAAACGAAGAGTTTAAAATTGCATAACTGAAGAATGAGATTAAGGAGAGATGTTAAATGCAACTTCctgtagtgtttttttctgttgttgcattcCTCTTAATGCAAGGGCAACAAAGCATTCAGTTAATGCTTTGCAAAGTGCTAAATGAGCCTGTAGAACTTGGATCCTTTTGATCATTAACGTAACTTAGAGATGAACTTCAGATAATGACATATATATTGACCCTGACTACTTTGACAGCGAAGTAGGATAAACAATTATCCTGAAAATTAAGCTTTCTACCAACTGGTTGAGAATGCTATAGCTGTTTACCAGAGAGATTTCTTTCAGCTTCCTTGAAATCATCTGCTTCTGACTGTAGATAGAGAGGAGACACTGGACTGAACTGAGTGCTAGAAGCTGTAAATTATGgaacattcagaaaatacttctttgtctctgactttttttttttttcagtaatatatAGCTTGTAACATATAAAGTCTTGTTACATGTCTTGCAGAGACACTTCCCTGGGATGGTCATGAAGACTCAGTTATTAAACAGCTCATAAGTTCAGGACAGCATTTAGAAGCGGATGTCAGACTTCCAAAACCCTATTATGATATTGTAAAGTCAGGGCTAGAACCTAAGCAGAAGAACCGTTCTATGAACCTTCAGGATATTCAGTACTTGATGAAGAATGACTTGAAGGTGACTTCCAAGATTGTagtctttcttgctttttaaatggcatttaaaTGTCTGTTAATGTCTATTCAGATTTAGGACATTCTGCTTAAATCTAGgtggaaggatttttttgtgtCACATCTGAACCTGAGAGGATCCTTCTCTGATCATGGAGACAGATCACCTAAAATAGAAGCTGGAAGCATTGTTTTGTGAAATGTAATTGTATTTTATAGCATTTCTCGTATTACAGGACTTGACTGAGTCTCAAACTGGTCATGCTGATGAAATACCAAAAGCGCAAAGGTCTGCTGTCTTGGCTGACATAAACATCTGTTTAGCATCAGCTTTTAACTACCAGAAAAGAACATTGGGATTGGAAGGAGAAGAGATAACAGAGATTGGTGAGTTTAATTTCAGCAAGATGTCATGTATCCTTCACTTAGTGTGTCCCTCACTATTAATCTTAATgattaaaatgcagattttgtgGCACAGTTTGAAGACGAAGGCTATGAGAATTGGATTCTAGCTAGCACCCTAATTATTAGTAAAACTCAAGACTGTACATCTTATTAGTAATTGAAGTGCAGGCACATTGTCTTCAGTAGAGGGCATGAAAGGCTGCTTATgtgataaataaaatgtatggaTTCCTAAATGGGTGAAAGCAGTGTGAAGCAATGGGCATCTGGAAGAATAGCTTAATGCTTAACATCTGatttcctccccctttccctctgcCCCAAGGCAAATCCACTGCCCGAAGATACTCTCATTTCCCTGAGGAGTCTGAGGCTTTATTGGTGGATGGTGAGACACCAAGCAGTCTACAGCCAGTTGCCCAGGAAAAAAGTCATGACGTAGCTTCTGAACTCCAGGTGACCTGCAGTGTCAGTGATGTGGATGAGAGTCTCTGTAGctttgaaatgaatgaaatcttTGCTGATTACCCAGAATTTCATGAAGACTTTCTGGAGGAAAGCACTGTGTTAGGTCATAATCTGAAGGAtgaaaaaagacagcaaaaagaagaagaaaagactacCCTCAGAGATCTATTTGCACCCCCTGGAATGCACTATGAGGAAAAACCAGTTTATGAGGAAGGTAGCTTTTCAGAATTGGGTACAGAGTACActacagaagaggaagaaaggataaGTGAGGCCTCCCAGCTGTGCGAACGATCACAAGTGAGAGAAGATGCTGGGAAAAGAATGACTAGTTCATCCCAAATTGGACAGCACATCAGCAAATGTGTCCTGAATCTAAAGATTGCTCAGAGCATGTTGCAGCAGGCATCAGGATCACTGTGCAGAACAGAGGAGAAACTAAACAAATTAGAGaccactgaaaagcaaaagaagctgCTCCAGGAAATCCAAATGAATCAGACTTGTAAGCAGATTTTTCTAGAAAGATCCTGGAACGGATCTGATAATATTCCTCAAAATACCAGTAGCCCATTTTCCAGAGTTAATACTTTTTTATGGAAGGCTATAGGTCCACCATCAAGTGACTATATTCCACCACTGATCACATGTCAGGCACAAGGTGTTTTGGGTGAAGACTATTTCCAAGCTATTCCAAAAGTATCTGAGGGAACATGGACAATCCAGAATGAAAATGGGAAGTGCTTTCATCAGAGGAGTAagactgaaaatgaagacaaactCAGCTTCAGCACAGTGAAAAGCCTGGATGATCAGATGGAACTAGATCATGAGGTAAAGTGTTGAGCAGGGTGACTGTGCATTTATTACTATTAGAACAGAATTACTGTTTAGCAGAATCTTGGGAGTGAATAGAGACATGGTTCTGAATGCTGTCCAAAAACAAGGGCAGAATCTGTAGCTTttctaccttttaaaatatgtgtatgCCACACATTGCTCATGGAAAAGAGAACGGGCAGTTCAGTGGTGTAGCAGTGGTATTACTActtttatttccacaaaatactagtgtgtttgtgtttttgttttgttttgtttttttcatacataCATTATAGCTTAATTTATGGCCCTGGATTGGTCTAACTAGTATTTTGAGCAGTTTCAAGTCTGCTTGTTATACTGATAGTCCATGACATGAAACTATTCAAATTATACTTAAAAAATGGCCTTGGATTGGATTTTTCTGTCCTGATTATCATATTAATGTGCACAGTTTTGCATGCAGGAATGCATCATTAACACATGCTGTtcacatttgtctttttttttttttttttaaaaaaaaaaaaacattaaaacacacacataagGAGACCTTGCTGTATCTTCTCCATCTGCAGGTTTTTTTGGCTCACAGTACATTGATATGACTTGTTCTTCCTggatccttttaaaataattttagaccTTAGATTAAATTAGACCAGTGtctcagcagggaaaaaaatcttgtactAAAATGCTTGTGGGACTGTGGAGAGaaaagagcaagcagaaaaaggTGTTGGAAGGGAAGTGTCTGTATACTTGGTTATGGAAGCCAGAGCTATCACTTCATAATAACTTCTAGATCGTTGTGATTATTCAAAGGTAAGTAGTAGACATGCTTAGCCCAAAGAGAATGGTAACGAAAGAAATCTATGCACATTTGCTGTGGGAATAATCTTAAATTATTCCCTGTGGAACCACGTGTTATGGCAGTCATGTATGAAACCTGCTAGAAATCCGTAACAGGGTTTATACTGGATTAAGGCCTGGAGCTGTCATCCTTTCACATGAGCAGTGCTACTGAAATAAAGCCTTGGGAATACAGTTTGCGTGGTCAGGTTCTTAGTATGCCTCATAGCTCCGGTAATAATTGCCATAAGAGAGTCTGACGTGTGCTGAGTCATGGCTTGTTGGACTCATTTCAGCAATTACTCCCACGTGGATCtcagagatgcaaaaaaaagtTCAACTTGCAGTGTCAGAAAGGGAGTGACTCACGTTCTGCAGCAAGTGGAATTGAAGAAGAAAGGTGGTGAGTTCTGATCGTATTCACGAAAGAATTAATTCCAGCAGATTCATCTCGCTGTAGCCACTGTCAAAAGTGGCCACATCCAGGGTTAAAGATGACGTTGAATGTTTTCGCAGTAAGCCAGAAGCCACCCGTCCAATTAGGACCCTGCTGTGACTCATTGtcagctgcagagctgacaGGGTAACTACTGCGACAAGGCAGCTTCTGTTAAGGAGCTGCGATCTGACGCATTCCGAATGCTTTTCTGCCAGAAGTCTGTGGTCACCACCCAAGGACTAGAATTGGCAGAGGTAGAAACTGGTGTGATGAATGATGTCTCACTgtattaaaattgtttaaaaatatttaagtgactTTAATATATAGAGAAAAGTATGTTTATGTATATCATTAGACATACGTAAATATATGTGGAAATGTGTATAGTTTTCAAGGGGTGGTGTAAAGTAGGTTGGTCCTGAACTGTGACAATGCCTAAGGAGAGCAATCTAGTaaggaagtttaaaataatactgataTTGGTTAGGGTGGTTCCGCTCTCTGTGTGCAACTTCGTTCAATTCTACATGGAAATGCTTCGGCTTTCATAGATGTAGGACTAGGCCCTATGTCAGGGGCTGTGAGTGTAGAATAATCTTGCTAAACCATACATTGGTTAGTGTGGTTTGCTGTGGTGGatggtttgtgtgttttttaaatattgtccCTACTGTCTGTAGTTGTCCATTGATCAACTTACTGACCTAGTGATACAAATCTGCCTGGCCCTCATTGTATATCAGTGTTCAGATATGTCATCTGAAGGTAGTTGACCTAGAACCTAGATTATCACTTGTCTAGCTAATCTGTGGTAGACCTAAGTTCCTGTCTGTGCTTTCTAAGCTTCTGTTAGTTCTGTTTAATGTGTGTGTTTCATTGGGGTTTTTAGAGCATGGGTGCTCTGAACCTTTAGATTAACACTGAAAAAACTTAGTGTTTTACTGACTTGCAAATATTTAACGCAATACGCTTGTGAATTAATTTTGTGGCTCCTCACAATCTGTTGTAGGTGCTGTCCCAAGTCAACATCTGAAACTTACAGTACCAAAATAAGCGAGGAGAGAAGGGTGATGCAATCAGAATGGAGGAGTAAGTAAATCAATTCAATGTTATAGTAAGTGATCCTTGCTTAGAGTGGTGTGTTAAAATTTCATACATTTTGTCACTTAAAGATCTGTATGCCTTAACTGGTGTGGCCTTAACTCTGTATGCCTTAACTCTGTTAGGCTCTTCTTGGAGGAAAATAAGATAAGTAGGATTCTGTCTTGTTCATTCAAGGTGTGGAGTCACCACAACCACGATTTTGACTCTGTTCTGAGGATTTAGGGGATGAACAGCATATAATTCAGAGAGAGTAGTATAGCAATGACCAGTGGATGGCAGTAcagcatgaaaaatacaaaattcaaaagaatGAATATCGTTCTTATAAAAACCTGTCCCCATCAGCTTTTGCAGTTCTTAAGCTTTCCTTAAGAGAAATGTCTAACTCTTCTGATGATAAAGAAATTTACATGTTATGACTTAAACATTTCCAAATCTGCAGACACCATGAAACATGGGGAAAGATTTGACAATTTGAAATCTGTTGTGTGGacaggtaacttttttttccttttgtgcagCTGAAGTAAAACAGATGGCCAGAAGAGTGGCTTCAGGACAGCTAGAACTCATCTCTCCATATCCACCCAGTGAATATACATCTGAAAGTGAAGCTGAGAGTATAAAGGAAGCCTTTCAACATGTCACTATCAGAGTCCAAAAAAGTCAAGACTGGCAAAAAGATAGGAGGTGGAAGGTAGATGACAATGCTGAGGATTTGGGCAGTGAAGAGAGGTCTGAGTCTGAGGACAGTGATCTGGAATCTGCATTCAACAGTCTTGGAGGTaagactgcaggaaaaaaaatttgtctCTCCCACTCCCACTAGACTTTTAGCTTCTGTGATTTTGTTACAGTAATTGGGCATTTTTTCTTACAGAGCCTTCCTCAAAAGCAGGTCAGTGGATTAGTCATTGAAGAATGTAAATAATAGACTAAGAAAAGTATTATGTTTTAATAGATGAACGTAGTGTCCAGTGAGCTCAGACACCCTTCATCATTGATTATCTTGTCAGTATTGGAGACCCAAAGCTTTCAAATCTATGGAACAtgctttgctgtctttttttttttttttttttttttcagtcagacaTCAAAGCTACTCTTTCTGTAGCACTGTAGCAGATAAGTGCTCTCATAATAGTTATGGATAAAGGAACAAGGAAAGCTTCACATGTCTGGATTAATGATGCAAGTGTTTAACTGTCATTATTGCAGCATGTTCCTGACAGATCATGTagctttactgtttttattctcATTGATATTCCATCAGTGGTTCTGACTACTAAGTCCACGTTATTCTTCACATAATAATTACGTCCGTTGTGACATACTAGGGAGAAGTTGCCAGTCACCATCAAAAGATAAGCAAGCAGAATCTGGAACAGCCCATCAAAAGGATTCAGTTGTTCCTCAGCAAGTCAAGAATCTCTCCAGAGTATGTATAGTAATGCAAGAAGTCTTAATTTCCGCTAGTTAACTATACAACAGTTTAGTCTCTGCACGTTGCACAGTGAGCTATGAAGACAGCTAGACTTTTCAGTTGCAATCTGGTTAGCAGTCCGTCCCCCCAGTTCTATAAACCATGAGGATAATCTAAGCATCAGGAACTAGGACTGAAAAAGAGTGGTCAAATTAAGCATTGTTTCAGTTTGATGTAGTGTTTAACATTAttgactaaaataaatattcttcataAAGGGAGTGGGGAAAGCtccttaaataaaaacatctttcacAGGGGCATTCAAAGGAATTACGTTGTTCCCCTGATTCATCTCCGGATGTGTCTGAAGAATTTTTGACTCCTGATCCTGattatttccttcctcccactATTCAAGAAAACTCAGAACTAGAGGTAAAAATCACAGCTTAGGAATGAAATCTATGTCAAGAACTTTGGAAGTAAGTAAAACCAAATGTGGCTTTATTACATTCCCATTTGTTTTgaagaagagctgcagaaaatcaaagaacaaaaatttttattctcttttgacAGAATATCTACAAATAAAGATTTACCTAAGAGTCAGAAAATTCTAATGCtgttcctttaaaacaaaacagaaaaaacagaagcctgttttcttatttcaagtTTGTTTACTAGGAAAACGTGTAATCTATGGAGCCATAAGATTATGCTGCTGTAGGCTGAGGAAAGCTTAAGGCTGCTAATAatctcagcctttcctttctAGTTCTATCCAGCATAGTACTccatagttttaaaataatcttcattAATTTCCTAGGGAAGATTTGAAAGTAGTTGTATGGATTATTAAATCCAACCCATGCTGTTTGCTGTTGTTCCTCACAGTGGCCAGCTCTTGAAGTGTATGTGTCTCCCTTCTGATAACTTTGAACATCATCCTATAGAAATTGTCCCACACTTCACAACTTGCCTATGAGAAATTGAAtttacttcccccccccccccttttttttttcctcccacttcAGACTTCAAATCCTGAGGGCAAATTGGAAGATACTCAAGAAGTCTATGTACAGAAACAGATACCTAGTGATGCTGGATCAGGTATTGCTATTAAATGTGCTCTTTCTTTTGAGGGTCCTTTTGAGTCAGCAAGAACAAGTCTTTTGTTGCACTTATATTTTTGTGAGCCACATTCCTGTTAGAAAGCTGAAGCTAGATTCTTTTGGGCCACTCGGTCTCTTAATCTCCATTATATTAATGAGAGTTCAGGGCATGGAGGATTTGGGAAGTTGAGATTTGGGCATGCTGTTCGGTGAAATATTGTGGAGTGCAGTGATCATATATTTACTCTGTTTCGGTTACTGTGTTTTGGTTAAAAACCTAAAACTTGCTTGCAATCTTTGTTTTACATTCTAGGGCTAAGTTAACTTTTTCTTATAATTTGCTGTGGTGCTGGAAACAATTAGAGCTGTGTCTATACAATAATACTCTTACTGTTTGAAGTCTCTTGAGTTTAAAAACTGTAAGATCTGACAATGTGTGTGCAAAATAATGCAAGGATCAGCATTGTTCACCTATTCTATCATTTGTCTTACTTGGCTCAAATTTGTAAATATCGCAGTGTTCCCCAGTGCTCCAGTGGTTGACTATTTAGCAGCTGTGGTATGTTTACAAAAAtgtgtctttaaaaatgtgtttgtctCTTGACAACAACGAAGGTCACTAGaactaaaaaaatacaataaagttGTAATTTCCCTGTTCAATGAgttgtgttattttcttttgtacttaCAAAACCCAATAACAGGGAACATTTGTTATTTGtattcaggaggaaaaatattactctgcagcacagcagcacagaattCTGGCAGTAACACATTAGGAGTGAATCAACTTAGCCATATGCCCGTAGCCAGGTAGAAAGACCATTTTCATTGCTAGTTCAAGCATAAATTAGACTATAAAGTATGCTCTCTTTATTAATTCTGCTCATATATctaatattcaaataaaatgcCAATGATGTATTCTAATGATAAACTGTGTATAATATTTTCTTggcaagaaaatattaaaaggacTTTCACAAGTCTCGTGGCTTTGTCTTTGACTGTGTTTAGTGTCTTTTTATCTGCCTAATGAGGgagataaaatagaaaaaacaagtaATGTATATTACAATTACTTATGCACTGACATACAACAGTATTAAACAGAGCAAATATAATTCAAATTAGGACTTCAGTCATCAGTTTTGGATTTTGATGTGCTTTGGTATTAGAGCTCAAGTGGCATGAAGATCGTGCCTTTCCCCTGCTGTGGGGAGAATGATGCGAGTATGCTCAGTGCAGCTTGCCTACAGATGTTGTTAGCCTGAGCTTGGATACTTGCAGTCTCATTGTCTGTCAAACATGAGGGTTATATCCAGTATTTTTgtgaattctgtattttctaataCCTAGAGATGTCAACCAGAATCACTACTCCATACTGTAAGAGGTATATTCCTCTTAAAAAGATACAGTAATCATCTTTGCATTACTTCATGATCTTGAAGACTGTTGTAATTGAGAGACAATAGCTTACAGTGCAGACTAGTCAAAGGATgattaaaaatctgtgaataCACATCattacattgttttatttaactttcggttatttttgtttggaaactACTGATGTCAGAGAAGTGTTTTTTGTACTAGATACAAGTCTGTAATGTGCTTACCATCGCATTTTCGTCTAGCTCTTCTTTTCCATGTCGTCTAAGgctttaagcaaaaaaaaaaaaaaaaagggggggggaggagggggcttCAGTCTTTCCCAAAGAGAAGGTAGTCCTTTAAATGTATTcagtatcttttctctttaaaaatttattttcagttttccaagaaGATCAATTAATATtagtttcccccccccccattccaGTGTTGAAGCAGCACAAGAAGTGATTCTAAGAGAGCCACTGAAAGAATCCAAAGAGAAAGATACGTAAGGCCACAGACTGTTCCCTAATGAAACTGCGGCATGGTTGGCTTATTACCATTCTAGAAGTTTTCTGTTGATACAAAATGAGAACATATGACAGACCAAAACTGAGAGAGagaatactttttaaagcattgaaataatatttttcatgataAGTTGGGAGATTGATATAAACGAGCAATCATATACCTTAGCttacctgaaatattttcatattcataagCAGTTATCTTATTATAATTTGGGTGTacctcttcatttttatgtataagcttccttctttttcttctatgtaCTTTGTATAGAATAATTAATTGTTTTAAACAACAAATGCTACTATGTAGTTacataaatattacaaaatagaCTGGTGATTGTGATTCTTAGGAACAAGTAGCAAAACAGGTTTATGAATTAACTGGTAAAGTTAACTTCTTTTTATAGATAGTTGGGATTTGAATATAAGTTATTGATTTGGGTGCAGTCAACATCTGATCAATACatgagaaaaatgtaaacaagGGTATATCTGCAATTGATGTTAGTTTTCTTAATATCTTGGTTCTGCAGCTGCTTAAAAACCTCTCTAATTTGAGTAGATGTCACTGCCTGTTTACCTATTTAGCAGTATCACTTTTT
This genomic window contains:
- the TEX14 gene encoding inactive serine/threonine-protein kinase TEX14 isoform X1, translating into MHINFCPEKMAHAVPVPIPCPVQLGSIKNDSLEAQLHEYVRQGNYVKVKKLLKKGIFVDAVNSVGQTSLFTAALLGLGKIVDVLLDYGSDPNHRCYDGSTPVHAAAFSGNQWILSKLLDGGGDLRVHDKDGKNPQYWAMSAGKESSAQMLEFIQRCTSHMQAAIQNFPSDLLRKADSSKALIRSPSRFGGLVQGNVQSPLSRFLKGGVNSARNIYSFGFGKFYLTGSRHLGYLASLPIIGEKEVIQADDEPMFSYHVGPYMIMTNLMWGGSRVTVKELSFEPHQNCSKLRLADLLIAEQEYSSKLRHPHLLQLMSVCLSSDLEKTRLVYERVNFGSLYSILHERRSEFPVLRMETILHLLLQINDTLRFLHSRGFIHRSVTSYAIQIVSSGEAKLCNLEYMIESKDGGEHSDLTRIPVPVQLFKWCSPEVILEKAVTVKSDIYSFCTVMQEALTETLPWDGHEDSVIKQLISSGQHLEADVRLPKPYYDIVKSGLEPKQKNRSMNLQDIQYLMKNDLKDLTESQTGHADEIPKAQRSAVLADINICLASAFNYQKRTLGLEGEEITEIGKSTARRYSHFPEESEALLVDGETPSSLQPVAQEKSHDVASELQVTCSVSDVDESLCSFEMNEIFADYPEFHEDFLEESTVLGHNLKDEKRQQKEEEKTTLRDLFAPPGMHYEEKPVYEEGSFSELGTEYTTEEEERISEASQLCERSQVREDAGKRMTSSSQIGQHISKCVLNLKIAQSMLQQASGSLCRTEEKLNKLETTEKQKKLLQEIQMNQTCKQIFLERSWNGSDNIPQNTSSPFSRVNTFLWKAIGPPSSDYIPPLITCQAQGVLGEDYFQAIPKVSEGTWTIQNENGKCFHQRSKTENEDKLSFSTVKSLDDQMELDHEQLLPRGSQRCKKKFNLQCQKGSDSRSAASGIEEERWCCPKSTSETYSTKISEERRVMQSEWRTEVKQMARRVASGQLELISPYPPSEYTSESEAESIKEAFQHVTIRVQKSQDWQKDRRWKVDDNAEDLGSEERSESEDSDLESAFNSLGGRSCQSPSKDKQAESGTAHQKDSVVPQQVKNLSRGHSKELRCSPDSSPDVSEEFLTPDPDYFLPPTIQENSELETSNPEGKLEDTQEVYVQKQIPSDAGSGGKILLCSTAAQNSGSNTLGVNQLSHMPVASVEAAQEVILREPLKESKEKDTSLTDIQDLSSISCEQESYSKDINCKTPRGSHAPTSVSTPLGSEEKLPVATEKYRHSNEIVLDTSSWISEEISSAVSRTFSTAYEEEKSTEISSDSSGVCSSRLNKLSRLSVTSLRSPRKEPALSQTSNHFIDELPPPAQELLDEIEYLKQQDSTTQNLKEKALCDCDAPIKVSNQIKIEEGEAKKETERNEKRDHSLWTEETLNLAEETERAHSTLDDILERMLQTIPEDEENQEHPQVHSLTTKDPSLITLKDSTLCQTANLNDPGDGGKKNGVKECKTRGESRGPESCTSSPEDSHHEDQKLRLRRQLSWPSPFRVIVLDQRSSPK